From the genome of Spinacia oleracea cultivar Varoflay chromosome 2, BTI_SOV_V1, whole genome shotgun sequence, one region includes:
- the LOC110792779 gene encoding probable beta-D-xylosidase 5, whose amino-acid sequence MSTLLHFLLVFLTFSLVPYTSHQYACNKHEIDVSTLSFCNKTLPYPVRAKDLVSRLTLSEKAQQLVNSARGIPRLGIPDYEWWSEALHGVSNTGPGVRFNEIIPGATSFPAVILSAASFNASLWYMMGQVVSTEARAMYNEGLSGLTFWSPNVNVYRDPRWGRGQETPGEDPLVVSKYAVNYVRGLQEVDIHGNRNMLKVSSCCKHYTAYDVDNWKGVDRFHFDAKVSKQDLEDTYQPPFRSCVEKGHVSSVMCSYNRVNGIPTCADANLLKGTVREQWGLDGYVVTDCDSIQVLYESINYTATPEDAVALALKAGVNMNCGDYLRKYTVRAVNQRKVSESVVDQALIYNYVVLMRLGFFDGNPKKHPFGKLRPSDVCTEDHKKLALDAAKQGIVLLENKGSTLPLSSKYVKKLAVIGPNANATKTMLSNYAGVPCRYTSPLHGFQKHVKRVFYQPGCQNVKCVDKQHIEAAARVAAIADVVVLVVGLDQSIEAEGLDRVNLTLPGYQKMLVEKVTSSAKGKVILVIMSAGPVDVSFATKLRKIRAILWVGYPGQDGGEAIAQVVFGHHNPSGRTPVTWYRKEYVDQIPMTDMNMREDKSRRLPGRTYRFYTGKPLYEFGHGLSYSTFIKFLIHAPSKVTICRSTEQNLNQIPFLTTDNQAADDSMAVDVSEVNCKKLEFVVAIGVKNEGKMDGGHVVLMFWKPPMWNEIEGAPKIQLVGFERVEVKARNTELAVVKLNVCEAFSLVDEQGDRKLVTGRHELLIGSPTENRVIHKFTIHAGGTMEDH is encoded by the exons ATGAGCACCCTACTTCACTTTTTACTTGTTTTCTTAACATTTTCCCTAGTTCCATACACTAGTCACCAATATGCATGcaacaagcatgaaattgatgtTAGCACATTGTCTTTTTGTAACAAAACGTTACCTTATCCTGTTCGTGCTAAGGACTTAGTTTCCCGCCTTACCTTAAGTGAAAAAGCACAACAACTAGTGAACTCGGCTAGGGGGATCCCTAGGTTAGGGATACCAGACTACGAGTGGTGGTCAGAGGCCCTTCATGGAGTCTCTAACACTGGACCTGGTGTACGTTTCAATGAAATTATACCTGGTGCAACAAGTTTTCCAGCAGTTATATTATCTGCTGCAAGCTTTAATGCATCATTGTGGTACATGATGGGCCAAGTTGTGTCAACTGAGGCCCGAGCCATGTACAATGAGGGTCTTTCTGGGCTCACATTTTGGAGCCCAAATGTGAATGTGTATAGAGACCCGAGGTGGGGTAGAGGGCAAGAGACCCCTGGGGAAGACCCTTTGGTTGTCAGCAAATATGCTGTCAATTATGTTCGAGGTCTACAGGAGGTCGATATCCATGGTAACAGAAACATGCTCAAGGTTTCTAGTTGTTGCAAGCATTATACTGCTTATGATGTCGATAATTGGAAAGGTGTTGATCGCTTTCACTTTGATGCAAAG GTCAGTAAACAAGACTTGGAGGATACGTATCAGCCCCCATTCAGAAGTTGTGTTGAAAAGGGACATGTTAGTAGTGTTATGTGTTCATACAACAGAGTGAATGGAATACCAACTTGTGCTGACGCCAATCTTCTTAAAGGAACAGTCAGAGAGCAATGGGGTTTAGATGG TTATGTTGTCACTGATTGTGATTCTATCCAAGTCTTGTACGAGTCTATCAATTACACAGCTACACCAGAGGATGCAGTTGCCCTTGCACTGAAAGCAG GAGTTAACATGAATTGTGGAGATTATCTACGTAAGTACACGGTGAGAGCAGTTAACCAGAGAAAGGTGTCGGAATCAGTTGTAGACCAGGCATTGATATACAACTACGTAGTCCTCATGCGACTTGGGTTCTTTGATGGGAATCCCAAAAAACACCCCTTTGGAAAACTAAGGCCATCTGATGTATGTACAGAAGATCACAAAAAGTTGGCCCTCGATGCAGCAAAGCAAGGGATAGTGTTGCTAGAAAACAAAGGATCAACTCTTCCATTGTCTTCAAAATATGTCAAAAAGTTGGCTGTTATTGGTCCTAATGCTAATGCCACCAAAACCATGTTAAGTAATTATGCTGGTGTACCATGTAGGTATACTAGTCCTCTACACGGGTTTCAAAAACATGTGAAAAGAGTGTTCTATCAACCAGGATGCCAAAATGTAAAGTGTGTAGATAAACAGCATATCGAAGCAGCAGCTAGGGTGGCAGCCATTGCTGATGTTGTGGTGTTGGTAGTTGGACTCGATCAGTCAATTGAAGCAGAGGGACTAGACAGAGTGAACTTGACCTTGCCAGGTTATCAAAAGATGCTGGTAGAGAAGGTCACTAGTTCAGCCAAAGGAAAAGTTATTCTTGTGATCATGTCAGCTGGTCCAGTTGATGTGTCATTCGCGACTAAATTGAGAAAGATTCGTGCCATTCTATGGGTCGGTTATCCTGGACAAGATGGTGGAGAAGCCATTGCTCAAGTAGTATTTGGACATCACAATCCAA GTGGAAGGACACCTGTGACATGGTACCGAAAAGAGTACGTGGATCAAATACCAATGACAGACATGAATATGAGGGAGGATAAATCCAGAAGACTTCCCGGTAGAACATATAGATTTTACACCGGGAAACCTCTCTATGAGTTTGGCCATGGACTCAGCTATTCCACTTTCATCAAATTTTTAATACATGCCCCCTCAAAAGTAACTATCTGCAGATCAACAGAACAAAATCTCAACCAAATTCCGTTTCTTACAACTGATAATCAAGCAGCTGATGACTCTATGGCAGTTGATGTATCAGAAGTAAACTGCAAGAAGTTAGAGTTTGTTGTGGCAATAGGGGTAAAAAATGAAGGAAAGATGGATGGAGGGCATGTTGTGCTCATGTTTTGGAAGCCACCTATGTGGAATGAAATCGAGGGAGCTCCCAAAATACAGCTTGTAGGATTTGAACGAGTGGAAGTGAAGGCAAGGAACACAGAATTGGCTGTAGTTAAACTAAATGTGTGTGAAGCATTCAGTCTAGTGGATGAGCAAGGTGATAGGAAGTTGGTAACTGGTCGGCATGAACTATTGATCGGCTCTCCAACTGAGAACCGAGTTATCCATAAGTTTACTATTCATGCTGGTGGTACCATGGAAGATCACTAA